A portion of the Enterobacter sp. SA187 genome contains these proteins:
- the azoR gene encoding FMN-dependent NADH-azoreductase, protein MSKVLVLKSSILAGYSQSGQLSDYFVEQWSEKHPADEITVRDLAANPVPVLDGELVGALRPSDAPLTPRQQEALKLSDELIAELQAHDVIVINAPMYNFNIPTQLKNYFDLIARAGVTFRYTEKGPEGLVTGKRAVVVSSRGGIHKDTPTDLIAPYLKVFLGFIGITDVNFVFAEGIAYGPEVATKAQSDAKAAIDSVVTA, encoded by the coding sequence ATGAGTAAAGTATTAGTGCTTAAATCCAGTATTCTGGCAGGGTACTCTCAGTCTGGTCAGCTTTCCGACTATTTTGTTGAACAGTGGAGCGAAAAGCATCCGGCTGATGAAATTACCGTACGTGATCTGGCGGCTAACCCGGTTCCGGTTCTCGATGGCGAGCTGGTTGGCGCGCTGCGTCCGTCCGATGCCCCGCTGACGCCGCGTCAGCAGGAAGCCCTGAAGCTGTCCGATGAACTTATTGCTGAACTGCAGGCCCATGACGTTATCGTCATCAACGCCCCGATGTACAACTTTAACATCCCGACGCAGCTGAAAAACTACTTTGACCTGATTGCCCGTGCTGGCGTGACCTTCCGTTATACCGAGAAAGGACCGGAAGGTCTGGTGACCGGTAAACGTGCGGTGGTGGTGTCCAGCCGTGGCGGCATCCATAAAGATACCCCGACTGACCTGATCGCTCCGTATCTGAAAGTGTTCCTGGGCTTTATCGGTATCACCGATGTGAACTTCGTGTTTGCAGAAGGCATTGCTTACGGTCCGGAAGTGGCGACCAAAGCGCAGTCCGACGCGAAAGCGGCCATCGACAGCGTTGTGACAGCGTAA
- a CDS encoding aldo/keto reductase family oxidoreductase, with amino-acid sequence MTHTTANTFTFGGMTVNRLGYGAMQLAGPGVYGPPKDHDAALAVLREAIALGVNHIDTSDFYGPHITNRIIREALHPYPDDLVIVTKIGACRDETAAWLPAFSADELKQAVHDNLRNLGVEALDVVNLRSMLGDGHGPAEGSLAEHVQVLADLQKQGLVKHIGLSNVTATQVAEARAMVDVVCVQNLYNIAHREDDALIDALARDGIAYVPFFPLGGFTPLQSSTLSEVAASLNATPMQVALAWLLRRSPNILLIPGTSSVTHLRENMAAAELELSEEVLATLESIGG; translated from the coding sequence ATGACGCACACAACAGCAAACACTTTTACCTTCGGCGGGATGACCGTCAACCGTCTGGGCTACGGCGCGATGCAACTTGCCGGTCCCGGCGTATATGGCCCGCCGAAAGATCATGACGCGGCGCTGGCGGTTCTGCGCGAAGCCATTGCGCTGGGCGTTAACCATATTGATACCAGCGATTTTTATGGTCCGCATATCACCAACCGTATCATCCGCGAGGCGCTGCATCCTTATCCGGATGATCTGGTGATCGTCACCAAAATCGGCGCGTGCCGCGATGAAACGGCAGCCTGGCTACCGGCGTTTTCTGCGGATGAGCTGAAACAGGCGGTACACGACAACCTGCGTAATCTGGGCGTTGAAGCGCTGGACGTGGTTAACCTGCGTTCGATGCTCGGCGACGGACACGGCCCGGCGGAAGGTTCGCTGGCGGAACATGTGCAGGTGCTGGCGGATCTGCAAAAGCAGGGGCTGGTGAAACATATTGGTCTGAGCAATGTGACCGCGACCCAGGTCGCCGAAGCGCGTGCAATGGTGGACGTGGTCTGCGTGCAGAATCTCTACAACATTGCCCATCGTGAAGATGACGCGCTGATCGACGCGCTGGCCCGCGACGGTATCGCCTACGTACCGTTCTTCCCGCTGGGGGGCTTTACGCCGTTGCAGTCATCCACGCTGTCAGAGGTGGCGGCGAGCCTGAATGCCACGCCGATGCAGGTGGCGCTGGCCTGGCTGCTGCGCCGTTCGCCGAATATCCTGTTAATTCCCGGAACCTCGTCGGTTACGCATTTGCGTGAAAATATGGCGGCGGCAGAGCTGGAGTTGTCAGAAGAGGTGCTGGCTACGCTGGAAAGTATCGGCGGGTAA
- a CDS encoding YnbE family lipoprotein, whose protein sequence is MKFSLIALCAPLMLLTGCTPRIEVAAPSTPITINMNVKIDHDIHIKADKDVETLLKTRSDLL, encoded by the coding sequence ATGAAATTCTCGTTAATCGCTCTGTGTGCGCCCCTGATGTTGCTGACAGGCTGCACGCCGCGAATCGAAGTGGCGGCACCGTCCACGCCAATCACCATCAATATGAACGTAAAGATCGACCACGATATTCATATTAAAGCGGATAAAGACGTCGAAACGCTGCTGAAGACGCGCAGCGATTTACTATAA
- a CDS encoding YdbH family protein produces MKGKYKVALALLLLFILLPLTLLMTLAQWVPGLAGIWLPVGTRIAFEESPRLTRHGLKIPDLLYLVDDCPLAKLTHAELTHPSRWQLNVDSLVLNAACLKKLPQTTASPAAPRTLAQWQSMLPYTWVNIDKLTVTPWQQWEGKIALALTPARQQLSYEGERVTVQAQLSGQALTVEKFAVKLVENQPPLSLAGEFTLPLVPDGLPVNGHAAATLHLPQSADPVDAEIEWRDNEGQLIVMARDTADPLLDLPWQVTQQQLTISDGRWNWPYQGMPLSGRVGIRIKNWQAGLEGAEVSGRMNVLTRGDAGKGNAVLNIGPGRLSLENSDLPLQLTGEAKQNDLILYAVLPAHLSGSLTDPLLAFSPGALLRSRGTLIDSLNIDEVRWPLAGVKVTQRGIDGRLQAILRAHENQMGDFTLHLDGQAHDFLPDHGLWQWRYWGDGRFTPMQARWDVAGKGEWRDSLILLTDLSTGFDQLQYGTMHMDKPRLVLDAPIRWQRDEQHPQFSGALSLDAAQTTFSGGSVLPPSTLKFSISGREPTIFQFKGDLHAQEIGPVRVNGRWDGERLRGQAWWPRQALKVFQPLVPPDWKMALRDGEMYAQIAFSAAADQGFEAGGHGVLKGGSAWMPDNELKGVDFVLPFRFSEGTWQLGTRGPVRLRIGEIINQVTAKNFTADLQGAYPWSEDNPLRLSDVSVDMLGGKITLRQLRIPQHDAALLRLEHISASEIISAVNTKQFAMSGALNGALPLWLNNDQWIVKDGWLSNPGALTLRLDKDTADALVKDNMAAGAAISWLRYMEISQSWTHIDLDNHGVMKMRAALKGISYVDGKSNAVNLNYNHEENVFTLWRSLRYGDNLQSWLEQHATVPDNRCAPGKECEVKQ; encoded by the coding sequence ATGAAGGGTAAATATAAAGTCGCGCTCGCGCTGCTCTTACTGTTCATACTTTTGCCGCTTACGCTGCTGATGACGCTGGCGCAGTGGGTGCCGGGGCTGGCCGGGATCTGGCTGCCGGTGGGGACACGCATCGCCTTTGAAGAAAGCCCCCGTCTGACGCGTCATGGTCTGAAAATCCCTGATTTGCTTTACCTGGTGGACGACTGCCCGCTGGCGAAACTCACGCATGCCGAACTGACGCACCCGAGCCGCTGGCAGCTGAATGTCGACTCGCTGGTGCTTAACGCCGCCTGTCTGAAAAAACTCCCGCAGACGACAGCATCGCCCGCCGCGCCGCGCACCCTGGCGCAGTGGCAGTCCATGCTGCCTTATACCTGGGTTAATATCGATAAACTGACGGTCACGCCCTGGCAGCAGTGGGAAGGGAAAATCGCCCTTGCGCTGACGCCAGCGCGCCAGCAGCTCAGTTATGAGGGCGAGCGCGTCACCGTGCAGGCGCAGCTTTCCGGACAGGCGCTGACGGTGGAAAAATTCGCGGTCAAACTCGTGGAAAACCAGCCGCCGCTGAGCCTGGCGGGGGAGTTCACCCTGCCGCTGGTGCCGGACGGTCTGCCGGTTAACGGCCATGCCGCCGCCACCCTGCACCTGCCGCAAAGCGCCGATCCTGTGGATGCGGAAATCGAGTGGCGCGACAACGAAGGCCAACTGATCGTCATGGCGCGGGATACCGCCGATCCGCTGCTTGATCTTCCCTGGCAGGTGACGCAGCAGCAGCTTACCATCAGCGACGGACGCTGGAACTGGCCTTATCAGGGCATGCCGTTAAGCGGGCGCGTCGGCATACGCATCAAAAACTGGCAGGCGGGGCTGGAAGGCGCAGAAGTCAGCGGCCGGATGAACGTGCTGACCCGGGGCGATGCAGGCAAAGGCAACGCCGTACTGAATATCGGGCCGGGGCGGCTGAGTCTGGAAAACAGCGATCTGCCCCTGCAACTGACCGGCGAAGCCAAGCAGAACGATTTGATTTTATACGCCGTGTTACCGGCGCATCTGAGCGGCAGCCTCACCGATCCGCTGCTGGCGTTCAGCCCCGGCGCGCTGCTGCGCTCCCGCGGCACGCTTATTGATTCCCTGAATATTGATGAAGTGCGCTGGCCGCTGGCAGGGGTGAAAGTCACCCAGCGCGGCATTGATGGTCGCTTACAGGCCATTTTGCGCGCCCATGAAAACCAGATGGGGGATTTTACTCTGCACCTTGACGGCCAGGCGCACGACTTCCTGCCGGATCACGGTCTCTGGCAGTGGCGTTACTGGGGTGATGGCCGCTTCACGCCGATGCAGGCGCGCTGGGATGTCGCCGGAAAAGGGGAGTGGCGTGATAGCCTGATCCTGCTGACCGATCTGTCCACCGGCTTCGACCAGTTGCAGTACGGCACCATGCATATGGATAAACCCCGGCTGGTACTTGACGCGCCCATACGCTGGCAGCGCGATGAACAGCATCCGCAGTTTAGCGGCGCGCTGTCGCTCGACGCCGCGCAGACCACCTTCAGCGGCGGCAGCGTGTTACCACCCTCAACGCTGAAATTCAGCATCAGTGGACGCGAGCCGACGATCTTTCAGTTTAAAGGCGATCTCCACGCACAGGAGATTGGCCCGGTACGGGTTAACGGGCGCTGGGACGGCGAACGGCTGCGCGGGCAGGCGTGGTGGCCGCGCCAGGCGTTGAAAGTCTTTCAGCCGCTGGTACCGCCGGACTGGAAAATGGCCCTGCGCGATGGCGAAATGTACGCGCAGATCGCCTTTTCTGCCGCTGCGGATCAGGGGTTCGAAGCCGGGGGACACGGTGTGCTGAAAGGCGGCAGCGCCTGGATGCCGGATAACGAGCTGAAAGGCGTCGATTTTGTGCTGCCGTTCCGCTTCAGCGAGGGGACCTGGCAACTGGGGACGCGCGGGCCGGTCCGGCTGCGCATTGGCGAAATCATCAACCAGGTGACGGCGAAAAACTTCACTGCGGATTTGCAGGGCGCATACCCGTGGAGCGAAGATAACCCGCTGCGCCTGAGCGACGTCAGCGTGGATATGCTCGGCGGGAAAATCACCCTCCGCCAGCTGCGTATACCGCAGCACGACGCCGCGCTGCTGCGGCTGGAGCATATTTCTGCCAGCGAAATTATCAGTGCGGTTAATACCAAACAGTTCGCCATGTCCGGCGCGCTCAACGGCGCGCTGCCGCTGTGGCTGAATAACGATCAATGGATCGTGAAAGATGGCTGGTTAAGCAATCCGGGCGCGCTGACGCTGCGTCTTGATAAAGACACCGCCGACGCGCTGGTGAAGGATAATATGGCGGCCGGGGCGGCCATCAGCTGGCTACGCTATATGGAGATTTCGCAATCCTGGACGCATATCGACCTGGACAATCACGGCGTAATGAAGATGCGCGCCGCCCTGAAAGGCATCAGTTACGTTGATGGCAAAAGCAATGCGGTCAACCTGAACTATAACCATGAAGAAAATGTCTTCACGTTATGGCGCAGTTTACGTTACGGCGATAATTTACAGTCATGGCTTGAGCAACATGCGACAGTGCCGGATAACCGCTGCGCGCCTGGCAAGGAATGTGAGGTAAAACAATGA
- a CDS encoding 2-hydroxyacid dehydrogenase, whose amino-acid sequence MKLAVYSTKQYDKKYLQHVNENYNYELEFFDFLLTDKTAKTAHGCDGVCIFVNDDGSRPVLEELKKQGLKFIALRCAGFNNVDLEAAKALGLKVVRVPAYSPEAVAEHAVGMMMALNRRIHRAYQRTRDANFSLEGLTGFTMYGKTAGVIGTGKIGVAALRILKGFGMRLLAFDPYPSAAALELGVEYVDLPTLFAQSDVISLHCPLTEDNYHLLNRSSFEQMKDGVMIINTSRGGLVDSQAAIEALKTQKIGALGMDVYENERDLFFEDKSNDVIQDDVFRRLSACHNVLFTGHQAFLTAEALISISETTLENLRQLEKGENCPNALV is encoded by the coding sequence ATGAAACTCGCTGTATATAGCACAAAGCAGTACGATAAAAAGTATTTGCAGCATGTTAACGAGAATTATAACTATGAACTTGAATTTTTCGACTTTCTGCTGACTGATAAAACCGCGAAAACGGCCCATGGCTGCGATGGCGTCTGTATTTTTGTCAACGACGACGGCAGCCGTCCGGTACTGGAAGAACTGAAAAAACAGGGTCTGAAGTTTATTGCGCTGCGCTGTGCGGGCTTTAACAACGTTGATCTTGAGGCTGCCAAAGCGTTAGGGCTGAAAGTGGTGCGCGTCCCGGCCTATTCCCCGGAAGCGGTGGCGGAACATGCCGTGGGTATGATGATGGCCCTGAACCGTCGTATTCACCGCGCCTATCAGCGTACCCGTGATGCTAACTTCTCGCTGGAGGGCCTGACCGGCTTCACCATGTACGGTAAAACCGCAGGCGTGATCGGCACCGGTAAGATTGGCGTGGCGGCGCTGCGTATTCTGAAAGGTTTCGGTATGCGCCTGCTGGCGTTTGATCCTTATCCGAGCGCCGCGGCGCTGGAGCTGGGCGTGGAGTATGTGGATCTGCCCACGCTGTTTGCCCAGTCGGACGTGATCTCCCTGCATTGCCCGCTCACCGAGGATAACTACCACCTGCTGAACCGTTCGTCGTTTGAGCAGATGAAAGACGGCGTGATGATCATCAACACCAGCCGTGGCGGCCTGGTGGACTCGCAGGCGGCCATCGAAGCGCTGAAAACCCAGAAAATCGGCGCGCTGGGTATGGACGTGTATGAGAACGAACGCGATCTGTTCTTTGAAGATAAGTCTAACGATGTGATCCAGGATGACGTTTTCCGTCGCCTGTCCGCCTGTCATAACGTGCTGTTCACCGGCCATCAGGCGTTCCTTACCGCCGAAGCCCTGATCAGCATTTCGGAAACCACGCTGGAGAACCTGCGCCAGCTGGAAAAAGGCGAAAACTGCCCGAACGCCCTGGTGTAA
- the hslJ gene encoding heat shock protein HslJ: protein MKYFIALTAATLLLAGCARDGKVSVTPDELMHHRFVLQTVNGTAINPGSNPPEISFGEKMHLSGVMCNRFTGQGKVSDGALSAKNLAMTRMMCADPQRNQLDQTFSAMMNEGAQADLTGNQLTLATAEQTLIFKLADLGQ from the coding sequence ATGAAATATTTTATTGCGTTAACCGCAGCCACGTTGCTGCTGGCTGGCTGTGCCCGTGATGGCAAAGTCTCTGTCACGCCGGATGAGCTGATGCACCACCGTTTTGTGCTGCAAACGGTTAACGGCACTGCCATCAATCCTGGCAGTAATCCGCCGGAAATCAGCTTTGGCGAGAAAATGCACCTTTCCGGTGTGATGTGTAACCGTTTCACCGGTCAGGGGAAAGTGTCCGACGGCGCGCTGTCGGCGAAAAATCTGGCGATGACGCGCATGATGTGTGCCGATCCGCAGCGTAATCAGCTGGATCAGACTTTCAGCGCCATGATGAATGAAGGGGCACAGGCCGACCTCACCGGCAACCAGCTGACGCTGGCCACCGCAGAGCAGACGTTAATCTTTAAACTGGCCGACCTGGGGCAGTAA
- a CDS encoding putative hemolysin, which produces MRAGLWVGCAALLLSACSSEPVQQATAAHVAPGLKAAMTSSGEASCAMIGGSLSVARQLDGSATGMCALPNGKRCSEQSLASGTCGAY; this is translated from the coding sequence ATGCGAGCAGGATTGTGGGTAGGGTGCGCGGCATTATTATTATCGGCTTGCAGCAGCGAGCCAGTTCAGCAGGCCACGGCGGCGCACGTCGCGCCAGGTCTGAAAGCCGCCATGACCAGTTCCGGTGAAGCCAGCTGCGCGATGATTGGCGGATCGCTGTCCGTCGCACGTCAGCTTGATGGCTCGGCCACCGGCATGTGCGCACTGCCCAACGGTAAACGTTGTAGCGAACAATCGCTCGCGTCAGGCACGTGCGGCGCGTACTGA
- the zinT gene encoding metal-binding protein ZinT, giving the protein MALGALLLSGQALAHGHHSHGKPLTEMEQKAANGVFQDSDVKDRSLSDWDGVWQSVYPLLESGELDPVFKKKAEQDKSKTADEYKAYYRKGYATKVDTIGIENGVMEFHTGDVVNACKYDYAGYKILTYTSGKKGVRYLFECKDANSKAPKFVQFSDHTIGPRKSAHYHIFTGNTSQDALLKEMDNWPTYYPYQLTNEQVVDEMLHH; this is encoded by the coding sequence ATGGCGCTCGGGGCGCTTTTACTGAGCGGGCAGGCGCTGGCGCATGGTCATCATTCTCACGGAAAACCGCTGACCGAAATGGAACAAAAAGCCGCGAACGGCGTATTCCAGGACAGCGACGTAAAAGATCGTAGCCTGAGCGACTGGGACGGCGTATGGCAATCCGTTTATCCGTTGCTGGAAAGCGGCGAACTGGATCCGGTATTCAAGAAGAAAGCGGAACAGGACAAGAGCAAAACCGCTGACGAGTACAAAGCCTATTACCGCAAAGGCTACGCCACGAAAGTGGACACTATCGGCATTGAAAACGGCGTGATGGAATTCCACACCGGCGACGTGGTTAACGCCTGTAAGTACGATTACGCGGGCTACAAAATCCTCACCTATACCTCGGGCAAGAAGGGCGTGCGCTACCTGTTCGAATGTAAGGATGCCAACAGTAAAGCGCCGAAGTTCGTGCAGTTCAGCGATCACACCATCGGCCCGCGCAAATCCGCGCATTACCACATTTTCACCGGCAATACCTCGCAGGACGCTCTGCTGAAAGAGATGGATAACTGGCCGACCTATTATCCGTATCAGCTGACTAACGAGCAGGTCGTCGATGAAATGCTTCATCATTGA
- the nifJ gene encoding pyruvate:ferredoxin (flavodoxin) oxidoreductase, protein MITTDGNGAVASVAFRTSEVIAIYPITPSSTMAEQADAWAGNGLKNVWGDVPRVVEMQSEAGAIAAVHGALQTGALSTSFTSSQGLLLMIPTLYKLAGQLTPFVLHVAARTVATHALSIFGDHSDVMAVRQTGCAMLCASSVQEAQDFALISHIATLKSRVPFIHFFDGFRTSHEINKIAPIADETIRALLPQEEIAAHRARALNPEHPVIRGTSANPDTYFQSREATNPWYNAVYDRVEQAMDDFAAATGRAYKPFEYYGHPQAERVIILMGSAIGTCEEVVDELLTRGEKVGVLKVRLFRPFSARHLLAALPESARTIAVLDRTKEPGAHAEPLYLDVMTALAEAFSNGERDALPRVIGGRYGLSSKEFGPECVLAVFNELQSAKPKPRFTVGIYDDVTNLSLPLPENTLPSKAKLEALFYGLGSDGSVSATKNNIKIIGNSTPWYAQGYFVYDSKKAGGLTVSHLRVSEQPINSAYLISQADFVGCHQLQFIDKYQMAERLKPGGIFLLNTPYAPDEVWTRLPQDVQAVLNQKKARLWVVNAAKIARECGLGARINTVMQMAFFHLTNILPGDNALAALQGAIAKSYSSKGTELVERNWQALALARESLSEVPLQSVNAASPHRPPVVSDAAPDFVKTVTAAMLAGLGDALPVSALPPDGTWPVGTTRWEKRNIAEEIPIWKPEICTQCNHCVAACPHSAIRAKVVQPEAMENAPASLQSLDVKSRDMRGQKYVLQVAPEDCTGCNLCVEVCPAKDRQNPEIKAINMMSRLEHVEEEKVHYDFFLDLPEIDRTSLERIDIRTSQLISPLFEYSGACSGCGETPYIKLLTQLYGDRMLIANATGCSSIYGGNLPSTPYTTDRHGRGPAWANSLFEDNAEFGLGFRLTVDQHRQRVMRLLDTFADRIPADLNDALHAPATPEVRREQVAALRQQLAGTDGAEELLTDADALVEKSIWLIGGDGWAYDIGFGGLDHVLSLTENVNILVLDTQCYSNTGGQASKATPLGAVTKFGEHGKRKARKDLGVSMMMYGHVYVAQISLGAQLNQTVKAIQEAEAYPGPSLIIAYSPCEEHGYDLALSHDQMRQLTSTGFWPLYRFDPRRADEGKVPLALDSRPPSEALADTLMKEQRFRRLNAQQPEVAEQLWKDAAADLQKRYDFLAQLAGKAEKHPAE, encoded by the coding sequence ATGATCACAACTGACGGTAATGGCGCAGTCGCCTCAGTGGCGTTCCGCACCAGCGAAGTTATCGCCATCTACCCTATTACCCCCAGCTCGACCATGGCCGAGCAGGCTGACGCCTGGGCGGGCAACGGGCTGAAAAACGTCTGGGGCGATGTCCCGCGTGTGGTGGAGATGCAGTCGGAAGCCGGGGCGATTGCCGCGGTGCACGGCGCGCTGCAAACCGGGGCGCTTTCCACCTCTTTCACCTCGTCACAGGGCCTGCTGCTGATGATCCCCACGCTGTATAAGCTGGCCGGGCAGTTAACGCCTTTTGTGCTGCACGTGGCGGCGCGCACCGTGGCGACCCATGCGCTGTCGATCTTTGGCGATCACTCTGACGTCATGGCTGTGCGCCAGACCGGCTGCGCCATGCTGTGCGCCAGCAGCGTGCAGGAAGCGCAGGATTTCGCGCTGATTTCCCATATCGCGACGCTGAAAAGCCGGGTGCCATTTATTCATTTCTTTGATGGTTTCCGCACCTCCCACGAAATCAACAAAATCGCCCCGATCGCCGACGAGACCATCCGCGCCCTGCTGCCGCAGGAGGAGATCGCCGCCCACCGTGCCCGCGCCCTGAATCCGGAGCATCCGGTGATCCGCGGCACCTCGGCGAACCCCGATACCTATTTCCAGTCCCGCGAGGCGACTAACCCCTGGTACAACGCCGTTTACGATCGCGTTGAGCAGGCGATGGATGATTTTGCCGCCGCCACGGGTCGCGCTTATAAGCCGTTTGAATATTACGGTCACCCGCAGGCTGAACGCGTGATTATTCTGATGGGCTCGGCGATCGGTACCTGTGAAGAGGTGGTGGATGAATTACTCACCCGCGGCGAAAAAGTCGGCGTGCTGAAAGTGCGGCTGTTCCGCCCGTTCTCGGCGCGACATTTGCTGGCGGCGTTGCCGGAAAGCGCGCGCACTATTGCCGTGCTGGATCGCACCAAAGAGCCGGGCGCCCATGCGGAACCGCTCTATCTCGACGTGATGACCGCGCTGGCGGAAGCCTTCAGTAATGGCGAACGCGACGCCCTGCCGCGCGTCATCGGCGGGCGCTACGGCCTCTCCTCCAAAGAATTTGGCCCGGAGTGCGTGCTGGCGGTATTTAATGAATTGCAGTCGGCAAAGCCGAAACCGCGCTTTACCGTCGGCATTTACGATGACGTCACCAACCTGTCGTTACCGCTGCCGGAGAATACCCTGCCGTCAAAAGCCAAACTGGAGGCGCTGTTCTACGGCCTCGGCAGCGACGGCAGCGTGTCGGCCACCAAAAACAATATTAAGATCATCGGTAACTCGACGCCGTGGTACGCCCAGGGCTATTTCGTGTACGACTCCAAAAAAGCCGGTGGCCTGACGGTGTCGCACCTGCGCGTCAGCGAGCAGCCCATTAACTCCGCTTATCTGATTTCGCAGGCGGACTTTGTCGGCTGTCACCAGTTGCAGTTTATCGACAAGTACCAGATGGCGGAGCGCCTGAAGCCGGGCGGTATTTTCCTGCTCAACACGCCTTACGCGCCGGATGAGGTGTGGACGCGACTGCCGCAGGATGTGCAGGCGGTGCTGAACCAGAAAAAAGCGCGGCTGTGGGTGGTCAATGCGGCGAAAATCGCCCGCGAATGCGGCCTCGGCGCGCGTATCAATACCGTGATGCAGATGGCGTTTTTCCATCTGACCAACATTCTGCCGGGCGACAACGCGCTGGCAGCGTTACAGGGCGCCATCGCCAAAAGCTACAGCAGCAAAGGCACGGAGCTGGTGGAGCGTAACTGGCAGGCGCTGGCGCTGGCGCGCGAGTCGTTGTCAGAAGTGCCGCTGCAGTCGGTGAATGCCGCCAGCCCGCACCGGCCGCCAGTGGTGTCGGATGCCGCGCCGGATTTCGTGAAAACCGTGACCGCTGCCATGCTCGCCGGTCTGGGGGATGCGCTGCCCGTCTCTGCCCTGCCGCCGGACGGCACCTGGCCGGTGGGCACCACCCGCTGGGAAAAACGCAATATCGCCGAAGAAATCCCCATCTGGAAACCGGAGATCTGCACCCAGTGTAACCACTGCGTCGCCGCCTGCCCGCACTCTGCCATTCGCGCCAAAGTGGTGCAGCCGGAGGCGATGGAAAACGCGCCTGCCAGCCTGCAATCGCTGGACGTCAAATCCCGCGATATGCGCGGCCAGAAATACGTGTTGCAGGTCGCGCCGGAAGACTGCACCGGCTGTAATCTGTGCGTTGAAGTGTGCCCGGCTAAAGATCGCCAGAACCCGGAGATCAAGGCCATCAATATGATGTCGCGCCTGGAGCATGTGGAAGAAGAAAAAGTGCATTACGACTTCTTCCTCGATCTGCCGGAAATCGACCGCACGTCTCTTGAGCGTATTGATATTCGTACCTCGCAGCTGATCTCGCCGCTGTTTGAATATTCCGGCGCCTGCTCTGGCTGCGGCGAAACGCCCTATATCAAACTGCTGACGCAGCTGTATGGCGACCGGATGCTGATCGCCAATGCCACCGGCTGTTCGTCCATTTATGGCGGGAACCTGCCGTCCACGCCCTACACCACCGACCGCCATGGCCGTGGTCCGGCATGGGCCAACTCACTGTTTGAAGATAACGCCGAGTTCGGGCTTGGCTTCCGTCTGACGGTGGATCAGCATCGTCAGCGCGTGATGCGTCTGCTGGACACCTTTGCCGATCGTATTCCTGCCGACCTTAACGATGCGCTGCACGCCCCCGCCACGCCGGAAGTTCGCCGTGAACAGGTCGCCGCCCTGCGTCAGCAGTTGGCCGGTACCGACGGCGCGGAGGAGCTGCTGACCGACGCCGACGCGCTGGTGGAGAAATCCATCTGGCTTATCGGCGGTGACGGCTGGGCCTATGACATCGGCTTTGGCGGACTGGATCACGTGCTGAGCCTGACGGAAAACGTCAATATTCTGGTGCTGGATACGCAGTGTTATTCCAATACCGGCGGCCAGGCCTCGAAAGCCACACCGCTGGGCGCGGTCACCAAGTTTGGCGAACACGGTAAACGTAAAGCGCGTAAAGATCTGGGCGTCAGCATGATGATGTACGGGCATGTGTATGTCGCGCAGATCTCGCTGGGGGCGCAGCTTAACCAGACGGTGAAAGCCATTCAGGAGGCGGAGGCCTATCCGGGGCCGTCGCTGATCATCGCCTACAGCCCGTGCGAAGAGCACGGTTACGATCTGGCGTTAAGCCACGATCAGATGCGCCAGCTCACCTCAACCGGCTTCTGGCCGCTGTACCGCTTCGATCCGCGTCGCGCCGACGAAGGTAAAGTGCCGCTGGCGCTGGACTCCCGTCCGCCGTCTGAGGCGCTGGCGGATACGCTGATGAAAGAGCAGCGTTTCCGTCGCCTGAACGCCCAGCAGCCGGAAGTGGCGGAACAGTTATGGAAGGACGCCGCCGCCGATCTGCAAAAGCGCTATGACTTCCTGGCGCAGCTGGCCGGTAAAGCGGAAAAACACCCGGCGGAATAA
- a CDS encoding KTSC domain-containing protein, with protein MRHHPVKSSRIASIGYEESTRTLEVRFHNKNVYQYRGVPSRIFSVFLTVVSKGRFYDGVVKGKYPEHRIA; from the coding sequence GTGCGCCATCATCCCGTAAAATCATCGCGAATTGCCTCCATCGGGTACGAAGAAAGCACCCGTACGCTGGAAGTGCGGTTTCATAATAAAAACGTTTACCAGTATCGCGGCGTCCCCTCGCGCATTTTCAGCGTCTTTCTGACGGTCGTCTCGAAAGGCCGCTTTTATGATGGCGTGGTGAAAGGAAAATATCCGGAGCACCGCATCGCCTGA